TTTTATATCGAATGAAGAATATTTTGTTCCCAAATTGAACTCAAAAACCGAAGTTTGGCTTATCCGGCTAAAGTATGCCTAATAATTCGGATTGCAAAAATCAACGATGTTTTTTCAATCTAACCTGGAATTCCGGTAAAATCTGTAAATTGCAGTGAAATACCCCCTCCTAAACCATAACACTTTAAAAACCGTAAATCATATGAACAAAAAACTTTTAACAGGCATAGCATTCTCCCTGATACTTTTTTCACTGTCCTCCTGTAATCTCAAAGTCCGGGAAAATCAGGACTCGGTTTCAGTTTCTGGAATCGGAACGGTATTGGCGCAACCGGATATGGTGCTGATGAACGTCAGTTTTTCGCACACAGCGCCAACTACCAAACAAGCCAAAACCGCCGCGGAGCAAACTATGCAGCAGATCCTGGCCATACTGAAGGCAGAAAACGTTGAGGATAAATTCCTGAAAACCACATCGCTCAATTACGACGTCGAATACGAATACCGCAACGGCCGAAGGGTTACGCTCGGACAACGTGCACAGCAGACCATCGTGGTGACCGTAAACGATATGATCAACACGCCAGAAAGGTTCTCGTCCATACTGGATCAGATTACGGCGATCGACAAGGTTGAAGTTCAGAACATTCAATTCGACATTGAGCACAAGACGGAGTTATTCAAACAAAGCCGCGAATTGGCATATCAAAAGGCATTTGACAAGGCCCAACAATACGCCGAACTTTCAGGGCGTAAAATAGGTAAAGTGCTCACTATTTCAGAAGTGGTTAGCCGGGACGTAGCGCAAACCCGCGCGTTTCAGAATAACCTGATGTTCAAAGAGGAGGCGCTTGCTATGGATTCCGGCGACTCCGGGATTCCTACGGGCGAACAGGGGGTAAGCTCTGAGATCAATATTGTCTTTTCTTTGGAGTAGCGGAGCCGGGATAAGAAACGCAATATATATCCGACTTTATTCACGCCTGTGAACGTGAAAATATCCACAGGTTGGTTATGACTACCTATCCATAAACAATAACCCCTTCGAAAATATCGAGGGGGTTATTTGTATATAGAATTCATATATACGGATATGGGGTGTGAATTGTTAAATTTCTTATATTTGGGATAATATGGATATACAGAATAAAAATACTCCCAATAAACTTCTTTTAGATTATGTAGCTAGTCGAATAGGTTGCTGCACCTTATACCGTTACAGACCTATTAACCCGAATGAAATAGATGCATTGGAAAAGTGTTATCTATGGTTTTCGTCCGCAGATGATTTGAATGATCCCTTTGAAGGCAGTATTAAACTGAAAGAGGTCGAGCAAGACACGACAATGGAGATATCTTTGAATTTCAGTATTAGCCGTAATGGAGGGACTCCAAAAGTCGAAGAAAAAATCTATGAAATTCCAAATCTAATACGTCAATCTAACGATTACTATAAGAGAGCATTTCAATCAATGCTTGCACAGACCAAAGTTTGTTGTTTTTCCAAATCGAAAACCAATAAGCTAATGTGGTCACATTATGCCGACAATCATAGAGGAATGGTTTTGGAGTATGACATTTCTCTTGACCTCAATGTTTTCCAATATGCTATACCTGTCATATATCACGAAAAATTACCAGAAATAAATTTTATGGCGCAAAAGGATAAATCCATAGTGAGTGTTTTGAAGAATAAATCTCAGGATTGGAGTTACGAAAAAGAGGTAAGGATCATAAATGATAACCCCGCAGGTGCACCGAATAGAATCCCCATAAATCCCGAATCATTGAGAAGTGTAATATTCGGGCATAGGACAAGTAAAGAGGATATAGAGAAAGTAAAAGCAGCCCTTAAAAAATTTCCTCATATAAAATACCTGCAATGTCGTTTATCCGAGGAGGAATATGATTTAATTATTCATAATGTATAGGGCGAACTGGCTGATACAGCTACTTACTGCACAAATAAGCCAACGAAATTAGATTTCATGGGCTTATTAGGCATGACAGTTCCGGGCGTTGTTATTCTAAGAAACTTGAATTTCGTGGTTTGTTTCGCACTGATTTCTGCATCTGCATTTCAATATCCGCTTTGGTTTCAGCGATACACTTTTTCCGGCCGGCGGCTATCCAATCCAGTAATTCATGCTCATAAAAATAAAGTTTCTGGCCTACCTTGCAGCAAGGTATCAAACCCTTCTGTACGGAAGTATAAATTGTTGACTTTGCTTTGCCAACAATCCGGCATGCTTCATCTATTCCAACAGGCATATTTTTATTAGGAAGTGGTTCCGTCGACCGGGATACTAAGTCTTTTATCTCACGGATCTCTTCTATCAGATAACCTACCGCTGCAGGCAGATTATCAAAAGTGATTTCATTTTTTGTCATAATTCAGTGTTTGTTTCTTAATAGATAGGGAAGAGACAAACGAAAAGATTAAGAAATGTGAGAAATAATCAAAAAACGGCAAGAGACGCTTGCATCTCTTGCCGTTTAGAAATATTAGTCTTCTTTTAGAACCAATTTTTTCAAAGAAATTCTGTTCGCAGACTCCCGTTTCTTCTCATTCACCAGTTCTGCGTAAATCTGGGTCGTTGAGACGTTCTTGTGGGTGAGCATCTTGCTGACAGTGAAAATATCGGTGCCGAGAGCAATCTGTAGGGTAGCGAACGTGTGACGGAAGCAATGGAATGTGATGTGCTTCTCGATGCCGGCCGACTTGAGCCATTTTTGCAGGGGATGTTGGATCATACTGCGTTCAAGTCCCTTGAATACTTTCCCGGTTGAGCGCTCCCCGCATAATTCCAATGCCTCATCGCTTATCGGTAGAGTAGTTTCGGTTTCGGTCTTTTCGGTTCTGAGGCGCATACAGTAACCGCCGTCCTGCGCCGGGACAATGTGTTTCCAATCGAGTTTCAATATATCGCTGATCCGCAACCCGGTCAGACAGGCAAAAAGCGATGCGGCTTTTAGTACCGGGATTTCGCACGGAGCGCCTGCCAACCGACCCAATTCCTCGGCGGTCAGAAACTCTTTCTTCACATCTTTATATTCGATCTTCTCGAGGAAGTCGTTGACGTTCTCCCGGATCATCTTGTCCCGGTAGGCGATCTTCAACAGTCCCCGGAACGTCGAATAATATCCGGCAGCCGAATTACGCTCCAGTTTCTTCTTGGAAAATTTGAGTTGGTTTGCATTCAACAGGTACTCGCGGAACTTTCGGCAGAGATCGACATTGACTTCCCCGAAAGTACACTTACCTTTGGTGAACTTCTCGAAGTGGGCGTAAACCATTTTCCACTTCGGGTCTTTCTTCATCAGAAAGCTCCGGAAATAGGCAAGGAAATCGCCTTTCTGCTTGCGTTTGTCGAGGAACCCAAATTCTTCGTTGATTACCGCTTGGATACGCATAGCCTGAATAGCCTCGGCTTTCAACAACATATCGGCATTGTATTCCCGTTGGATCTCGTTCTGTGGTTCCTGAAAGATATAGATCCCCAGATATTCCTTATGGATCATCTTCATCGTTTCAGGGTCGAGGATTGGCGGATAATAATCCAGAAAGAGTGTTGCACGTCCTTGCGTGATCGGCTTGCGCCGTAGTTTTACTTTTGTTGCCATAGTTTTAATATATTATTGGTTGTTCAAAAATTCTGTCTAATTCCTCTTTGGCAATCTTGATATACCTTCCTGCTTTAGTTTTTGTAATATCATTGCGTTTGATGATGTGATAAAGGGAATCACGCGTCAGGTTATATTTCAGCATTGATTCTTCGGTCGTATACCATTCTTTTATGGATCGTTCGGTTTTCGGCTTTGTCAAAACTTTATCTACGTGAAGTTTACTATACAAGGTATTCCCGCGATGAGTGATTTTGGGAACTCCTTTCTCTTTGATCATCTTGTAGGCCCATGTCCCCTTGATGCCAAATTTTTCGGTTAACTCTTTCATAGTATAGAAATCTGTTATGACAATCGAGGTCTCACGCTTTCGGATTTTATATTCTGTCGCATTGTCAAAAAGCGCTTCTAAATCCTTGCGGCGTATAAAAGTTTTTCCCCGGAGTTTTACGCATTTAAGCAGATTGTCATGCAAATAGCGATAAACCGTAAATCGGCTTACACCCATTAACTTCCCGGCTTGTGGTACAGTTAAAAACTCCTTGTTATTAATACTAGCCGAATTTTTGGAGTTAAGTTTAGATAATGTTTCATAATTTGTAGCCTCTACCTTTTGCTCCCTCGTTCGTTGTTTATGCGCAAGGGAGGAGCAACGATGGGAACAGTATTTCGTTACCGTTGTTTTGGCCGTAAATTCTGCCCCGCAAAATTGGCAAACGCGCTGAACCTCAATATTACTACTCATAATATTTCGACATCGGTAATTATTTCGCCAATAATTTCGCCGGGGTAGTGTAGAATCGCACGTACGTCAAAAAAATGTTCGCATAGTGTATCATCACGTATCAGAGTGTTGCATTTTGTTGCAACACTCCACCACCTCATATAAGAGTAGTGATAACAATAGCCAACGGGGGCCAAATGAGGGGAAATACCTCGGTTTGAGGAAGCAAAATGAGAGGGAAATAAAGGAAGTGCAAACAATAAAAGTCGCTGAAAATTAGCGACTAATAAATTGTT
The window above is part of the Coprobacter tertius genome. Proteins encoded here:
- a CDS encoding SIMPL domain-containing protein; translation: MNKKLLTGIAFSLILFSLSSCNLKVRENQDSVSVSGIGTVLAQPDMVLMNVSFSHTAPTTKQAKTAAEQTMQQILAILKAENVEDKFLKTTSLNYDVEYEYRNGRRVTLGQRAQQTIVVTVNDMINTPERFSSILDQITAIDKVEVQNIQFDIEHKTELFKQSRELAYQKAFDKAQQYAELSGRKIGKVLTISEVVSRDVAQTRAFQNNLMFKEEALAMDSGDSGIPTGEQGVSSEINIVFSLE
- a CDS encoding helix-turn-helix domain-containing protein is translated as MTKNEITFDNLPAAVGYLIEEIREIKDLVSRSTEPLPNKNMPVGIDEACRIVGKAKSTIYTSVQKGLIPCCKVGQKLYFYEHELLDWIAAGRKKCIAETKADIEMQMQKSVRNKPRNSSFLE
- a CDS encoding tyrosine-type recombinase/integrase; the encoded protein is MKTMATKVKLRRKPITQGRATLFLDYYPPILDPETMKMIHKEYLGIYIFQEPQNEIQREYNADMLLKAEAIQAMRIQAVINEEFGFLDKRKQKGDFLAYFRSFLMKKDPKWKMVYAHFEKFTKGKCTFGEVNVDLCRKFREYLLNANQLKFSKKKLERNSAAGYYSTFRGLLKIAYRDKMIRENVNDFLEKIEYKDVKKEFLTAEELGRLAGAPCEIPVLKAASLFACLTGLRISDILKLDWKHIVPAQDGGYCMRLRTEKTETETTLPISDEALELCGERSTGKVFKGLERSMIQHPLQKWLKSAGIEKHITFHCFRHTFATLQIALGTDIFTVSKMLTHKNVSTTQIYAELVNEKKRESANRISLKKLVLKED
- a CDS encoding helix-turn-helix domain-containing protein, giving the protein MSSNIEVQRVCQFCGAEFTAKTTVTKYCSHRCSSLAHKQRTREQKVEATNYETLSKLNSKNSASINNKEFLTVPQAGKLMGVSRFTVYRYLHDNLLKCVKLRGKTFIRRKDLEALFDNATEYKIRKRETSIVITDFYTMKELTEKFGIKGTWAYKMIKEKGVPKITHRGNTLYSKLHVDKVLTKPKTERSIKEWYTTEESMLKYNLTRDSLYHIIKRNDITKTKAGRYIKIAKEELDRIFEQPIIY
- a CDS encoding DUF2971 domain-containing protein; protein product: MDIQNKNTPNKLLLDYVASRIGCCTLYRYRPINPNEIDALEKCYLWFSSADDLNDPFEGSIKLKEVEQDTTMEISLNFSISRNGGTPKVEEKIYEIPNLIRQSNDYYKRAFQSMLAQTKVCCFSKSKTNKLMWSHYADNHRGMVLEYDISLDLNVFQYAIPVIYHEKLPEINFMAQKDKSIVSVLKNKSQDWSYEKEVRIINDNPAGAPNRIPINPESLRSVIFGHRTSKEDIEKVKAALKKFPHIKYLQCRLSEEEYDLIIHNV